A region from the Mucilaginibacter sp. CSA2-8R genome encodes:
- a CDS encoding HD domain-containing protein, translating into MDSEIIIQNTVSYVQQTLQNAEGGHDWWHILRVWNNAKLIARSEPVNLLVVELAALLHDIADSKFNNGNEDIGPQTAVTFLQSQSVNIDIIHHVENIIRHMSFKASFDAPGFHSPELAVVQDADRLDAIGAIGIARAFTYGGFKGRELYNPRIEPNLNMSKSEYKASAAPTINHFYEKLLLLKNKMNTPTAKTLAEARHQYMQDYLDQFYAEWNSLK; encoded by the coding sequence ATGGATTCTGAAATCATTATACAAAACACAGTTTCATACGTACAACAAACCTTACAAAACGCCGAAGGCGGTCATGACTGGTGGCACATACTACGGGTTTGGAACAATGCCAAACTGATAGCCAGGTCTGAGCCTGTTAATTTATTGGTGGTAGAACTGGCAGCCCTGCTGCATGATATTGCAGATAGTAAATTTAATAATGGCAACGAAGATATCGGTCCGCAAACCGCTGTAACGTTTTTGCAAAGCCAATCGGTAAATATTGATATCATTCATCATGTCGAAAACATCATCAGGCATATGTCTTTTAAGGCCAGCTTTGATGCGCCCGGCTTTCACTCACCCGAGCTGGCTGTTGTGCAAGACGCCGACCGGTTAGATGCTATTGGGGCCATCGGTATTGCCCGCGCATTTACTTACGGAGGCTTTAAAGGCCGCGAGCTTTATAATCCTCGTATTGAGCCAAACTTAAACATGAGTAAGTCCGAATACAAAGCATCTGCCGCTCCTACCATCAATCATTTTTATGAGAAATTATTATTGTTGAAAAACAAGATGAATACTCCAACGGCCAAAACACTGGCCGAAGCCCGTCATCAGTACATGCAAGATTATCTTGACCAGTTTTATGCGGAATGGAACAGTCTGAAATAA
- a CDS encoding helix-turn-helix transcriptional regulator, which produces MMGKEVIINKIKTVAVNIRKIREFRNYTQEYLAIKLDISQNAYSKIELGYTKITLERLYQIAQILDVDLIELIKADGNNVEKFINMPSAVSA; this is translated from the coding sequence ATGATGGGGAAGGAAGTGATTATCAACAAAATTAAGACAGTTGCGGTTAATATTAGAAAGATCAGAGAATTTCGTAATTACACCCAAGAGTATTTAGCCATTAAACTTGATATTTCGCAAAATGCGTATAGCAAGATAGAATTAGGCTATACAAAAATTACCCTCGAACGCCTTTATCAGATAGCACAAATATTGGATGTTGATCTGATTGAATTGATTAAGGCTGACGGTAACAATGTGGAGAAGTTTATTAATATGCCTTCTGCAGTAAGTGCCTAA
- a CDS encoding class I SAM-dependent RNA methyltransferase: MQVFQNESKIIITCNKRLSPYLQQEVEALGFTITRSFQTGVELVGTVTDCIPLNLNLRCASQILYSLKSFTAANPQQLYDELVKMEWETLIDFTGYFSITSNVNNEHIRTPLFANVKVKDAVVDRIKSVKGIRPNSGPELNKAVLHLYWQDDRAEIFVDTSGETLAKHSYRKIPGKAPMLEALATSTIMATGWDRNSTFINPMCGSGTLAIEAALLATDKSPGLFRMNYAFMHLMGYDEQEFFTERRKLKDKAKKETGFKIIATDLSDDAVDIARKNAKTAGVEHLIEFAVCDFAETEVPEQPGIVMFNPEYGERLGTHTKLEATYRRVGDYLKQQCKGYRGYVFTGNPDLAKKIGLQASRRIEFYNGKLDCRLLEYLVYEGSKREPKSE, encoded by the coding sequence ATGCAAGTTTTTCAAAACGAAAGTAAAATAATTATTACCTGCAATAAGCGCCTGTCGCCTTACCTGCAGCAAGAGGTAGAGGCTTTAGGATTTACCATCACACGCAGCTTTCAAACCGGCGTTGAACTGGTAGGCACAGTAACTGATTGCATACCGCTTAATCTTAATTTGCGTTGCGCCAGCCAGATACTGTATTCGCTTAAAAGCTTTACTGCTGCCAACCCGCAGCAGTTATATGATGAGCTGGTAAAAATGGAATGGGAAACCCTAATTGATTTTACCGGTTACTTCTCCATAACCTCCAATGTTAACAACGAGCATATACGTACCCCGCTGTTTGCCAACGTAAAAGTAAAAGATGCCGTGGTAGACCGTATAAAATCAGTAAAAGGCATTCGGCCAAATTCGGGACCCGAACTAAACAAAGCAGTACTGCATTTATATTGGCAAGACGACCGGGCCGAAATATTTGTAGATACTTCGGGCGAAACGCTGGCTAAACATAGCTACCGTAAAATACCCGGTAAAGCCCCAATGCTTGAAGCGTTGGCCACCTCTACCATCATGGCTACGGGCTGGGATCGTAACAGTACATTTATTAATCCTATGTGCGGTTCAGGCACACTAGCTATTGAGGCTGCCCTGTTGGCTACCGATAAAAGCCCGGGCTTATTCAGGATGAATTACGCGTTTATGCACCTGATGGGTTATGATGAGCAGGAGTTTTTTACCGAGCGCAGAAAGCTTAAAGACAAGGCTAAGAAAGAAACAGGTTTTAAAATTATAGCCACCGACTTATCAGACGACGCCGTAGATATTGCCCGTAAAAATGCAAAAACTGCTGGCGTAGAACATTTAATTGAATTTGCTGTTTGTGATTTTGCAGAAACCGAAGTACCAGAGCAACCTGGAATAGTAATGTTTAACCCCGAGTATGGCGAACGCTTAGGCACCCATACCAAGCTGGAAGCTACCTACCGGCGTGTTGGCGATTATTTAAAACAGCAATGCAAAGGTTACCGCGGTTATGTATTTACTGGTAACCCTGACCTGGCTAAAAAAATCGGCCTGCAGGCCAGCCGCCGTATCGAATTTTATAACGGTAAGCTCGACTGCCGCTTATTGGAATATCTTGTTTATGAAGGCAGCAAACGCGAACCCAAATCAGAATAA
- a CDS encoding DUF3127 domain-containing protein, with amino-acid sequence MDIKGKVHEVSPTQQVTESLKKRELIVEYIENPQYPEYLKFEAIQDRCNLLDNVRVGDDVEVFFNLRGRPWTDKTGKKSYFNSMQLWRINVLTGGAASATPEYAPPVDINSAPDDDDLPF; translated from the coding sequence ATGGATATTAAAGGTAAAGTACACGAAGTATCGCCAACCCAACAGGTTACGGAATCGTTAAAGAAGAGAGAGCTGATTGTTGAATATATAGAGAACCCGCAATACCCTGAATATTTGAAGTTTGAAGCCATTCAGGATCGTTGCAATTTGCTGGATAATGTACGTGTAGGTGATGATGTTGAAGTATTTTTTAACCTGCGTGGCCGTCCGTGGACTGACAAAACCGGTAAAAAAAGCTATTTTAACTCAATGCAGTTATGGCGTATTAATGTGCTGACTGGCGGTGCTGCCAGCGCAACTCCGGAGTATGCTCCGCCGGTTGATATCAACTCTGCTCCTGATGATGACGATTTACCGTTCTAA
- a CDS encoding MarR family transcriptional regulator, protein MDLISELGALAVATRLKRLSERLAGDVNKVYKELDLNFESKWFLVLELLSRRKTLSIVDIADELKLTHPAIVQFADQMLKAKLIIAQKDIKDGRKRMVSLSPQGVKLLKQLAPVLAVIKEENELWLKEADHQLLDIMTQLEAKLDEMSMYDRVKRSL, encoded by the coding sequence ATGGACCTGATATCTGAACTGGGTGCGTTAGCGGTAGCCACCCGGTTAAAACGTTTGAGTGAAAGGCTGGCCGGTGATGTTAATAAAGTATATAAGGAGCTTGATTTAAACTTTGAATCGAAATGGTTTTTAGTGCTCGAGTTACTCAGCCGTCGAAAAACGCTTTCGATTGTAGATATAGCCGATGAATTGAAACTTACTCACCCCGCCATTGTGCAGTTTGCCGATCAAATGCTTAAAGCCAAATTGATTATTGCACAAAAAGATATTAAAGACGGTCGTAAACGTATGGTATCCTTGTCGCCGCAAGGGGTTAAGTTGTTAAAGCAACTGGCCCCGGTTTTGGCCGTTATTAAAGAAGAGAATGAACTTTGGCTTAAAGAAGCCGATCATCAGCTGCTGGATATCATGACTCAGTTAGAGGCTAAACTGGACGAGATGTCGATGTATGACCGGGTTAAGCGAAGTTTATAA
- the pepT gene encoding peptidase T produces the protein MNQFNFTVTERFLRYVTIDTQSDPESPTCPSTEKQKNLGRILVQELLDLGIADAHLDEHGYVYATIPANTDKADVPVICFCSHMDTSPDCSGEGVKPIIHHNYQGQDLVLPDDNTQVLKAKNHPELCKQIGNDIITASGTTLLGADNKAGVAEIMDACYQLVNHPEIKHGTIKILFTPDEEIGRGVDKVNLQKLGAFAAYTIDGETAGNMENETFSADGARLTINGVSAHPGFAKGQMQSAIKIAAQMVAALPYELSPEGTEAMQGFVHPVGISGHVEQATIDFIIRDFDTALLQQHAQSIRQIAERVLQQFPGATYSLDVKEQYRNMKQILDQHPQIVEYGMEAINRAGMQAKLCSIRGGTDGSRLSFMGVPTPNIFAGEHAFHGRQEWVSVQDMQKAVQTILHLCTIWEERS, from the coding sequence ATGAATCAGTTTAATTTTACCGTTACCGAGCGTTTTTTGCGTTACGTAACTATAGATACCCAATCAGACCCCGAATCGCCTACCTGCCCATCTACCGAAAAGCAAAAAAACCTGGGCCGGATACTGGTGCAGGAACTGCTTGATTTAGGCATAGCCGATGCACACCTTGATGAGCATGGTTATGTGTATGCCACCATACCTGCCAATACGGATAAGGCTGATGTACCGGTGATTTGTTTTTGCTCGCACATGGACACCTCGCCAGATTGCAGCGGCGAAGGTGTTAAACCTATTATTCATCACAATTACCAGGGGCAGGATTTGGTATTACCTGATGATAATACCCAGGTACTGAAAGCAAAGAACCATCCCGAATTATGCAAACAGATAGGTAACGATATCATTACGGCCAGCGGCACTACCTTGTTAGGTGCCGATAACAAAGCCGGTGTTGCCGAAATTATGGATGCGTGTTACCAATTGGTTAATCATCCTGAAATTAAGCACGGCACTATCAAAATACTCTTTACACCCGACGAAGAAATTGGCCGCGGCGTAGACAAAGTTAACCTGCAAAAATTAGGTGCGTTTGCTGCCTATACTATCGACGGCGAAACAGCCGGAAACATGGAAAACGAAACCTTTTCGGCAGATGGCGCCCGTTTAACCATAAACGGAGTTAGTGCCCACCCCGGCTTTGCCAAAGGGCAGATGCAAAGTGCAATTAAAATTGCTGCTCAAATGGTAGCTGCCTTGCCTTATGAGCTTTCGCCGGAGGGTACAGAAGCCATGCAGGGTTTTGTGCACCCGGTAGGCATCAGCGGCCATGTAGAACAGGCCACTATTGATTTTATTATCCGCGATTTTGACACCGCTTTATTACAACAACATGCACAATCCATCCGGCAAATTGCCGAACGGGTGCTGCAGCAGTTTCCGGGAGCCACTTACAGTTTAGATGTTAAAGAACAGTACCGTAACATGAAACAAATTTTAGACCAGCACCCGCAAATTGTGGAATATGGCATGGAGGCTATTAACCGGGCTGGTATGCAAGCTAAATTATGCAGTATACGTGGTGGTACTGATGGCTCAAGATTATCATTCATGGGAGTACCTACGCCTAACATTTTTGCCGGAGAGCATGCATTTCACGGCCGGCAGGAATGGGTATCGGTGCAGGATATGCAAAAAGCGGTACAAACTATTTTGCACTTGTGTACCATATGGGAAGAGCGAAGCTAA
- a CDS encoding MmcQ/YjbR family DNA-binding protein → MNTEELRDYCLKKTAVTESFPFDNDTLVFKAGGKIFLLVSLDKGNSFNAKCDPERAVELRERFTEVQPGYHMNKTHWNTVYIDGSLTHKELCEMIDHSYDLIIKSLPKKLKAELFGVL, encoded by the coding sequence ATGAATACCGAAGAACTGCGCGATTACTGCCTCAAAAAAACTGCCGTTACAGAAAGTTTTCCGTTTGATAATGATACGCTGGTGTTTAAAGCCGGAGGTAAAATATTTTTGCTGGTTAGTCTGGATAAGGGCAATAGCTTTAACGCAAAATGCGACCCAGAACGGGCGGTAGAATTGCGTGAACGTTTCACTGAAGTGCAGCCCGGTTATCACATGAATAAAACACACTGGAACACCGTATATATCGACGGCTCGTTGACACATAAAGAGCTTTGTGAAATGATTGACCACTCGTACGACCTGATTATAAAAAGCCTGCCCAAAAAGCTCAAAGCAGAACTTTTTGGGGTGCTTTAA
- a CDS encoding ligase-associated DNA damage response DEXH box helicase: MSTKGQQIIGDWFKQKGWQQFPFQQEMQEAYLAGYSGLLNAPTGSGKTFALFLPFLVGYINQYPDTYQTRTNNGLLMLWITPLRALTNDIRKAMQEVCDELGLPWRIGTRTGDTSQAEKQALRKKLPEVLLTTPESLHLMLAQKDYPKLFQKLQIVVIDEWHELLGTKRGVQIELGLSRLKNLAPALSKGEDPVPPIEGWGGVIWGISATIGNLEQASEVLLGNNFPPEKRKMVRANISKKLDIQSVIPKDIDNYSWTGHIGLKLLPEVMEIVANSKTTLIFTNTRAQSEIWYHAILDRYPEYAGIMAMHHGSLDNELRNWVEQALHQGILKLVVCTSSLDLGVDFRPVDTVVQVGSPKGVARFMQRAGRSGHHPGAVSKAYFIPTHSLELLEGAALKEAITHVNFESRDPILLAIDVLIQYMVTLAVSDGFRADQLYKEITGTYAFADLRETEFSQLLEFITTGGATLSQYDEFLKVEVEDGLYKVNSRRVAMRHRFSIGTITSSASLRVKMLHGGSLGSIEEGFISRLKPGDTFWFAGRSLEFVQLKEMTAFVKKSNATKGLIPSWAGGRMPLSSQLSSVLRDKLDEVAHHQEKDVEVKALRSLFNLQEKLSHLPKRTDLLIEAFESRDGHHLFFYPFEGRLVHEGMASLIAYRIGRIKKATYSIAMNDYGFELLTDEPIPLMEALEEDLFTIHNLIDDIQHSLNANEMARRRFRDIAHIGGLVFTGYPGQPIKNRHLQASTGLLFDVFMEYEPDNLLIRQAFNEALAFQLEEFRLREALLRIQKQEIVIKQVERPTPFAFPILVDRLREKLTLESLEERVAKMARRYDAFEDDEEEPVPPVKDKTRKRKSS; this comes from the coding sequence ATGAGCACTAAAGGGCAGCAAATAATTGGCGATTGGTTTAAGCAAAAAGGATGGCAGCAGTTTCCTTTTCAACAGGAAATGCAGGAAGCTTACTTAGCCGGTTACTCGGGTTTGCTCAATGCACCTACAGGCAGCGGCAAAACCTTTGCCTTGTTTCTTCCCTTTTTGGTAGGCTACATTAATCAGTATCCCGATACTTATCAAACACGAACCAACAATGGCTTGCTCATGCTTTGGATTACGCCTTTGCGTGCCTTAACCAATGATATACGCAAGGCCATGCAAGAGGTTTGTGACGAGCTGGGTTTACCCTGGCGCATCGGCACCCGAACTGGCGACACTTCTCAAGCCGAAAAGCAGGCTTTGCGCAAAAAACTGCCGGAGGTATTGCTAACTACGCCTGAAAGTCTGCACCTGATGCTGGCACAAAAAGATTATCCCAAGCTTTTTCAAAAACTGCAAATTGTAGTTATTGATGAGTGGCACGAATTATTAGGCACCAAGCGCGGTGTACAGATCGAACTGGGTTTATCAAGATTAAAGAACCTCGCTCCGGCCCTCTCTAAAGGAGAGGATCCCGTCCCGCCCATAGAGGGATGGGGAGGAGTGATCTGGGGCATCAGCGCCACCATCGGCAACCTGGAACAGGCTTCAGAAGTATTACTGGGCAATAACTTCCCGCCCGAAAAGCGAAAGATGGTGCGGGCCAACATCAGCAAAAAGCTGGATATCCAATCGGTCATACCCAAAGACATTGATAATTACTCATGGACGGGGCATATTGGGTTGAAATTGTTGCCCGAGGTAATGGAGATTGTGGCCAACAGTAAAACCACACTTATTTTCACCAATACCCGCGCCCAATCAGAAATCTGGTATCATGCCATATTAGACCGTTACCCTGAGTATGCCGGCATTATGGCTATGCACCACGGCTCGCTGGATAATGAATTGCGCAATTGGGTAGAGCAGGCCTTGCATCAAGGTATACTCAAATTAGTGGTTTGTACTTCCAGCTTAGATTTAGGGGTAGACTTTAGACCAGTTGATACTGTAGTACAAGTGGGCAGCCCCAAAGGTGTAGCCCGCTTTATGCAACGCGCCGGTCGTAGCGGTCACCATCCGGGGGCTGTATCTAAAGCGTATTTTATCCCCACCCACTCACTCGAACTGCTTGAAGGGGCTGCTCTTAAAGAGGCCATTACGCATGTAAACTTCGAGAGCCGCGACCCAATTTTGTTGGCTATAGATGTGTTGATTCAGTACATGGTTACCCTGGCGGTGTCTGATGGTTTCAGGGCCGATCAACTTTATAAAGAAATTACAGGTACTTATGCCTTTGCCGATCTACGCGAAACCGAGTTTAGCCAGTTATTAGAATTTATTACTACCGGTGGAGCTACTTTATCGCAATATGATGAGTTTTTAAAAGTAGAGGTAGAAGACGGCTTATATAAGGTAAACAGCCGGCGGGTAGCCATGCGGCACCGGTTTAGTATAGGCACCATCACCAGCAGTGCAAGTTTGCGGGTTAAAATGCTGCACGGCGGAAGTTTAGGTTCTATAGAGGAGGGTTTTATATCGCGACTTAAACCCGGAGATACATTTTGGTTTGCCGGTCGCAGCCTGGAGTTTGTGCAGTTAAAAGAAATGACTGCTTTTGTCAAAAAATCTAACGCCACCAAGGGGTTAATACCCAGTTGGGCGGGCGGGCGTATGCCACTATCCTCACAACTATCATCAGTACTTCGCGATAAGCTGGATGAGGTAGCTCATCACCAAGAAAAAGACGTAGAAGTGAAAGCATTACGGTCATTATTCAACCTGCAGGAAAAACTATCGCATTTACCCAAACGTACCGACCTGCTGATTGAAGCCTTCGAATCGCGCGACGGGCACCACCTGTTTTTTTATCCATTTGAAGGGCGCCTGGTGCACGAAGGCATGGCCTCGCTTATTGCCTACCGCATTGGCCGCATTAAAAAAGCAACTTACAGTATTGCCATGAATGATTATGGCTTTGAATTGTTGACCGATGAGCCCATCCCGCTGATGGAAGCGCTGGAAGAAGACTTGTTTACCATCCACAACCTGATTGACGATATACAGCATAGTTTAAATGCTAACGAAATGGCCCGCCGCCGTTTTAGGGATATTGCCCACATTGGCGGATTGGTTTTTACCGGCTACCCTGGGCAGCCCATCAAAAACCGGCATTTACAGGCCAGTACCGGGTTGCTGTTTGATGTATTTATGGAATACGAGCCTGATAATCTATTAATCAGGCAAGCATTTAATGAGGCCCTGGCTTTTCAGTTAGAGGAGTTCAGATTACGGGAGGCATTATTACGTATACAAAAGCAGGAAATTGTGATTAAGCAGGTAGAGCGCCCTACCCCATTTGCCTTTCCTATACTGGTTGACCGTCTGCGCGAAAAACTAACTTTGGAAAGTCTGGAAGAACGTGTGGCCAAAATGGCCCGCCGATATGATGCCTTTGAAGATGATGAAGAAGAACCCGTACCGCCGGTAAAAGATAAAACGCGGAAGAGAAAATCTTCTTAA
- a CDS encoding NAD-dependent deacylase encodes MQKIIVLTGAGISAESGLKTFRDSDGLWEGYNIEDVATPEAWQRNPVLVQEFYNMRRKSVMEAEPNTAHYALAKLEEKYEVTIITQNIDDLHERAGSSRVVHLHGIITRSQSSLNPTLTYPIDGWEIKMDDVCELGSPLRAHVVWFGESVPMIETAAALCTTADIFILIGTSLAVYPAAGLIDYVPDGVPKYIIDPHIPYVRGGESVTKIEEKATTGVVKLVDDLLSK; translated from the coding sequence ATGCAAAAAATTATTGTATTAACCGGTGCCGGAATAAGCGCCGAAAGCGGACTAAAAACCTTTCGCGACAGTGATGGCTTATGGGAAGGGTATAATATTGAAGACGTAGCCACCCCCGAAGCGTGGCAGCGCAACCCGGTGCTGGTGCAGGAGTTTTATAATATGCGCCGTAAATCGGTAATGGAGGCCGAACCTAACACGGCTCATTATGCCTTAGCTAAACTCGAAGAAAAATACGAGGTAACCATCATCACCCAAAACATTGACGATTTACACGAGCGTGCAGGTTCATCGCGCGTAGTACATTTGCACGGTATTATTACCCGATCACAATCAAGCCTTAATCCTACGCTTACTTATCCCATTGATGGTTGGGAAATTAAAATGGATGATGTTTGCGAATTAGGCTCGCCTTTAAGAGCTCATGTAGTTTGGTTTGGCGAGTCTGTGCCCATGATTGAAACTGCTGCCGCACTTTGTACTACCGCTGATATTTTTATTTTAATTGGAACATCGCTGGCTGTATACCCGGCTGCCGGACTAATTGATTATGTACCCGACGGCGTTCCTAAATATATTATTGATCCGCACATACCGTACGTGCGCGGCGGCGAGTCGGTGACTAAAATTGAAGAAAAAGCCACTACCGGTGTGGTTAAACTGGTAGATGACCTATTAAGCAAATAA
- the lnt gene encoding apolipoprotein N-acyltransferase, whose translation MKKNLLLAIFSGLLLWIAWPPTSYTTFLLFGALVPMLVAIENVIQSAYKQKGRLIFATTFIGFVVWNSLCIYWVYNSLKIIGAVAAIPITVIPYTLGPLLMAVACLLYYHLRKNTSRGWSLAGLVCFWIAYEYLHQTWDLKFPWMTLGNGFAVSHQWVQWYEYTGVYGGTIWIWLCNIFLFLIYVNLREANNKAYQLKLVTAFTSVLLLPLAFSLYRYYSYEEQENPSNVVVVQPNIDPYTKFNIPSYQGIQLLTHLSDSLAQPNTEYFIWPETAISDDINEDSFDNSSQYRQVRQFLGKYKNGNVISGISTYKIYPDAHTVTAQHLPQGSDYLDVFNAAVNIENSGKLQFYHKSKLVPGAEAMPFGSALSFLKPVFEHLGGSSGSYGSQDEADVFYSQSGIGADPVICYETIWGDWVAQSVKKGAQFIAIITNDGWWENTSGKDQHFDYAKLRAIENRRWICRSANTGISGFINQRGDVIQHSVWWVKAALKQDINLNSELTFYTRHGDYLPKIGCLLALLSGIWIIFRRFNGRSAAQLQ comes from the coding sequence ATGAAAAAAAATTTATTGCTGGCCATTTTTTCGGGGTTGTTGCTTTGGATTGCCTGGCCACCTACCTCATATACTACTTTTTTACTTTTTGGGGCTTTAGTGCCTATGCTGGTGGCTATCGAAAACGTTATACAGTCGGCTTACAAGCAAAAAGGACGATTAATTTTTGCCACCACCTTTATTGGTTTTGTAGTTTGGAACAGCTTGTGTATTTACTGGGTATACAATTCTTTAAAAATAATTGGCGCCGTGGCGGCTATCCCCATCACGGTTATTCCTTATACGCTCGGCCCGTTACTAATGGCCGTAGCTTGTTTGCTCTATTATCATTTACGAAAAAACACATCGCGAGGCTGGAGTCTGGCAGGGTTGGTTTGCTTTTGGATAGCTTACGAATACCTGCACCAAACCTGGGACCTAAAATTTCCGTGGATGACATTAGGCAACGGTTTTGCCGTTAGTCACCAATGGGTACAATGGTATGAATATACCGGCGTTTACGGTGGCACTATCTGGATATGGCTATGTAATATCTTTCTTTTTCTGATTTATGTAAATCTGCGCGAGGCTAATAATAAGGCCTATCAGTTAAAACTGGTTACTGCATTTACCAGTGTGCTCTTGCTGCCATTGGCTTTTTCATTATATCGCTATTACAGTTACGAGGAGCAGGAAAATCCATCAAACGTGGTTGTAGTACAGCCAAACATCGATCCTTACACCAAGTTTAACATCCCCTCGTATCAGGGAATACAATTGCTCACCCACCTGTCCGACTCATTGGCTCAGCCTAATACCGAGTATTTTATATGGCCGGAAACAGCTATCTCTGACGATATTAATGAAGATAGCTTTGACAACAGCTCGCAGTACCGACAGGTAAGACAGTTTTTGGGTAAATATAAAAACGGCAATGTTATTAGCGGAATCTCTACTTATAAAATTTACCCGGATGCACATACGGTAACCGCACAGCATTTGCCACAGGGCAGTGACTATTTAGATGTTTTTAATGCAGCAGTAAATATCGAAAATTCGGGCAAATTACAGTTTTATCATAAGTCGAAATTAGTGCCCGGCGCTGAAGCTATGCCATTCGGGTCCGCATTAAGTTTCTTAAAGCCGGTTTTTGAGCATTTAGGCGGTTCGTCTGGCAGTTATGGCAGCCAGGATGAGGCTGATGTATTTTACTCGCAAAGCGGCATCGGTGCCGACCCCGTAATTTGTTATGAAACTATCTGGGGCGATTGGGTGGCGCAATCGGTAAAAAAAGGCGCCCAGTTTATCGCCATTATCACTAACGATGGCTGGTGGGAAAACACCTCGGGCAAAGACCAGCATTTTGATTATGCTAAACTTCGCGCCATCGAAAACCGCCGATGGATTTGCCGCTCGGCCAACACTGGAATTTCGGGCTTTATTAACCAGCGTGGTGATGTTATACAACATTCAGTCTGGTGGGTAAAAGCAGCACTTAAACAAGATATCAACCTCAACTCCGAACTTACCTTTTACACCCGCCACGGCGATTACTTGCCTAAAATTGGCTGTTTATTAGCGCTATTAAGTGGCATATGGATTATTTTTCGCCGTTTCAACGGCCGAAGTGCTGCACAACTTCAATAA